A genomic region of Staphylococcus roterodami contains the following coding sequences:
- the hprK gene encoding HPr(Ser) kinase/phosphatase: MLTTEKLVETLKLDLIAGEEGLSKPIKNADISRPGLEMAGYFSHYASDRIQLLGTTELSFYNLLPDKDRAGRMRKLCRPETPAIIVTRGLQPPEELVEAAKELNTPLIIAKDATTSLMSRLTTFLEHALAKTTSLHGVLVDVYGVGVLITGDSGIGKSETALELVKRGHRLVADDNVEIRQINKDELIGKPPKLIEHLLEIRGLGIINVMTLFGAGSILTEKRIRLNINLENWNKQKLYDRVGLNEETLSILDTEITKKTIPVRPGRNVAVIIEVAAMNYRLNIMGINTAEEFSERLNEEIIKNSHKSEE, encoded by the coding sequence ATGTTAACGACAGAAAAACTAGTTGAAACGTTAAAGTTAGATTTAATCGCTGGTGAAGAAGGTTTGTCAAAGCCAATTAAAAATGCAGATATATCAAGACCAGGCTTAGAAATGGCAGGCTATTTTTCACATTATGCTTCAGATAGAATACAACTATTAGGAACTACCGAATTATCATTTTATAATTTATTGCCGGATAAAGACCGAGCAGGACGTATGCGTAAACTTTGTAGACCGGAAACACCGGCAATTATTGTCACTCGTGGTTTGCAACCGCCAGAAGAACTTGTAGAAGCTGCAAAAGAATTAAATACACCTTTAATAATTGCTAAAGATGCGACAACAAGTTTAATGAGTCGTTTAACAACATTTTTAGAGCATGCATTAGCGAAAACAACATCTTTACATGGTGTTTTAGTAGATGTATATGGTGTGGGAGTTTTAATTACTGGTGATTCTGGAATTGGTAAAAGTGAGACTGCATTAGAATTAGTGAAACGCGGTCACAGATTAGTTGCCGATGACAATGTAGAAATCCGTCAAATTAATAAAGATGAATTAATCGGGAAACCACCAAAGTTAATCGAACATTTATTAGAAATCCGTGGGTTAGGTATTATTAATGTTATGACTTTATTTGGTGCGGGCTCTATTTTAACGGAGAAGCGAATTAGATTAAATATTAATTTGGAAAACTGGAATAAACAAAAGTTATATGATCGCGTAGGATTGAATGAGGAAACATTAAGTATTCTAGATACTGAAATTACGAAGAAAACAATTCCAGTTAGACCTGGTAGAAACGTAGCAGTTATTATCGAAGTTGCAGCAATGAATTATCGATTAAATATTATGGGTATTAATACTGCAGAAGAATTTAGCGAACGTTTGAATGAAGAAATTATCAAGAACAGTCATAAGAGTGAGGAGTAG
- the lgt gene encoding prolipoprotein diacylglyceryl transferase gives MNVVFNYIDPVAFNLGPLSVRWYGIIIAIGILLGYFVAQRALVKAGLHKDTLVDIIFYSALFGFIVARIYFVIFQWPYYAENPGEIIKIWHGGIAIHGGLIGGFIAGVIVCKIKNLNPFQIGDIVAPSIILAQGIGRWGNFMNHEAHGGPVSRAFLEQLHLPNFIIENMYINGQYYHPTFLYESIWDVAGFIILVNIRKHLKLGETFFLYLTWYSIGRFFIEGLRTDSLMLTSNIRIAQVVSIILILVSISLIVYRRVKYNPPIYSSVGPLTWPTKKVK, from the coding sequence ATGAATGTTGTATTTAACTATATAGATCCTGTGGCGTTCAACTTAGGACCACTTAGTGTACGATGGTATGGCATTATTATTGCTATTGGTATATTACTTGGCTACTTTGTTGCACAAAGAGCACTTGTTAAAGCAGGATTACATAAAGATACATTAGTAGATATCATTTTTTACAGTGCTTTATTTGGATTTATTGTCGCACGAATATATTTTGTCATTTTCCAATGGCCATATTACGCGGAAAATCCTGGTGAAATTATTAAAATTTGGCATGGTGGTATAGCAATTCATGGCGGCTTAATTGGTGGCTTTATTGCTGGTGTCATTGTATGTAAAATTAAAAATTTAAATCCATTCCAAATAGGTGACATTGTTGCACCGAGCATAATTTTAGCGCAAGGTATTGGACGTTGGGGTAATTTTATGAATCATGAGGCACATGGCGGTCCTGTATCACGTGCATTTTTAGAACAATTACATTTGCCCAATTTTATAATTGAAAATATGTATATTAATGGTCAATATTACCATCCAACATTTTTATATGAATCGATTTGGGATGTGGCTGGATTTATCATCCTAGTAAATATTCGAAAACATTTAAAACTAGGTGAGACATTCTTTTTATATCTAACATGGTATTCAATTGGAAGATTCTTTATTGAAGGTTTACGTACTGATAGTTTGATGTTAACTAGTAATATAAGAATTGCACAAGTTGTATCAATCATTTTAATCTTGGTAAGTATTAGCTTGATTGTGTACAGAAGAGTAAAATATAATCCGCCTATTTATAGTAGTGTAGGACCACTTACATGGCCTACAAAAAAAGTGAAGTAG
- a CDS encoding acyltransferase, giving the protein MRKFLSKTYHHVNPLWHVYRLVKFPKVLKNTIIIEIAKFIPSMSLKRYVYHRFLNMKIGKQTSIAYKVMMDIFYPELITIGSNSVIGYNVTILTHEALVEEFRYGPVFIGSNTLIGANSTILPGVKIGNHVKIAAGTVVSKDVPDNVMAYGNPMYIKND; this is encoded by the coding sequence TTGAGAAAATTTTTGTCTAAAACGTATCATCATGTAAATCCTTTGTGGCATGTTTATCGACTTGTTAAATTTCCGAAGGTATTGAAAAATACAATCATTATAGAAATTGCAAAATTTATTCCAAGTATGTCATTAAAAAGGTATGTGTATCATCGTTTTTTAAATATGAAGATCGGTAAACAAACGTCAATAGCATATAAAGTAATGATGGATATATTTTACCCAGAATTAATTACAATTGGCAGTAATAGTGTAATCGGATATAATGTAACGATATTAACGCATGAAGCCTTAGTTGAAGAGTTTAGATATGGCCCTGTATTTATTGGATCAAATACTTTAATAGGTGCAAATTCAACAATTTTACCTGGAGTAAAGATTGGAAATCACGTTAAAATTGCAGCGGGTACAGTAGTATCAAAGGATGTACCAGATAACGTAATGGCATATGGCAACCCTATGTATATAAAAAATGATTAG
- a CDS encoding tetratricopeptide repeat protein, translated as MTQRNNKVISMTFDDAFYRKMASQKFKQREYKRAAEYFEKVLELSPDDLEIQIDYAQCLVQLGIAKKAEHLFYDNIIYNRHLEDSYYELSQLNIELNEPNKAFLFGINYVFVSDDQEYRDELEQMFDVKYENEEQIELEAQLFAVQILFQYLFSQGRLKDAKNYVLHQPQQVQDHRVVRNLLAMCYLYLGEYDTAKTLYEALLNEDSTDIYALCHYTLLLYNTKENEQYQKYLKILNKVAPMNDDESFKLGIVLSYLKQYRASQQLLYPLYKKGKFLSIQMFNALAYNYYYLGDKEESHYFWERLTQISKVEVGHAPWVIEHSKEVFEHKILPMLVSDDSHYRLYGIFLLNELNGREIVMTESIWQVLENLNNYEKLYLTYLVQGLTLNKLDFIHRGLILLYHNELFSNNNDLMVAWINQAELIIAEKVDLTDVEPYIGAFLYLYFKNEPQNITKKQIATWLDITQYKLNKMIEFLLSI; from the coding sequence ATGACGCAACGGAACAATAAAGTAATTTCGATGACTTTTGATGATGCTTTTTATCGAAAAATGGCTAGTCAAAAATTTAAGCAAAGAGAATATAAACGAGCTGCTGAATATTTTGAAAAAGTGTTAGAATTGTCACCTGATGATCTGGAAATTCAAATTGATTATGCACAGTGTCTTGTGCAACTTGGTATTGCTAAAAAAGCAGAACATTTATTTTACGACAATATTATTTATAATAGGCATTTAGAAGATAGCTATTATGAATTGAGTCAGCTTAACATTGAACTTAATGAACCAAACAAGGCATTCTTGTTTGGTATTAATTATGTATTTGTTAGCGATGATCAAGAATACAGAGATGAATTAGAGCAAATGTTTGATGTGAAGTATGAAAATGAGGAGCAAATTGAGCTTGAAGCCCAATTATTTGCAGTACAAATATTGTTCCAATATCTTTTTTCGCAAGGGCGTTTGAAGGATGCCAAAAATTATGTTCTACATCAACCACAACAAGTTCAAGATCATCGTGTCGTTCGCAATTTATTGGCGATGTGTTATTTATATCTTGGCGAATATGACACAGCAAAAACACTATATGAAGCACTTTTAAATGAAGATAGTACTGATATTTATGCTTTATGTCATTACACACTGTTGCTTTATAATACTAAAGAAAATGAACAATACCAAAAATACTTAAAGATACTAAACAAAGTTGCTCCGATGAATGATGATGAAAGTTTTAAATTAGGAATTGTATTAAGTTATTTAAAGCAGTATCGTGCATCACAACAGTTGCTGTATCCGTTATATAAAAAGGGCAAATTTTTATCCATACAAATGTTTAACGCGTTAGCATACAATTATTATTATTTAGGTGATAAAGAAGAAAGTCATTATTTTTGGGAACGATTGACGCAAATTTCTAAAGTAGAAGTTGGACATGCACCTTGGGTAATTGAACATAGTAAAGAGGTATTTGAACATAAAATATTACCGATGTTAGTAAGTGATGATAGCCACTATCGTTTGTACGGGATTTTCTTATTAAACGAATTAAATGGTCGAGAAATTGTCATGACCGAAAGTATTTGGCAGGTACTGGAAAATCTTAATAACTATGAAAAGTTATATTTGACGTATTTAGTTCAAGGTTTAACATTAAATAAATTGGATTTTATACATCGTGGTTTAATCTTACTTTATCATAATGAGTTATTTTCAAATAATAATGATTTGATGGTTGCATGGATTAATCAAGCCGAGCTGATTATTGCAGAAAAAGTAGATTTAACTGATGTAGAGCCATATATTGGTGCGTTTCTATATTTATATTTTAAAAATGAACCGCAAAATATAACTAAAAAGCAAATCGCAACATGGCTAGATATAACACAATATAAACTGAATAAAATGATAGAATTTCTCTTGAGCATATAG
- the trxB gene encoding thioredoxin-disulfide reductase, which translates to MTEVDFDIAIIGAGPAGMTAAVYASRANLKTVMIERGIPGGQMANTEEVENFPGFEMITGPDLSTKMFEHAKKFGAVYQYGDIKSVEDKGDYKVINFGNKELTAKAVIIATGAEYKKIGVPGEQELGGRGVSYCAVCDGAFFKNKRLFVIGGGDSAVEEGTFLTKFADKVTIVHRRDELRAQRILQDRAFKNDKIDFIWSHTLKSINEKDGKVGSVTLVSTKDGSEETHDADGIFIYIGMKPLTTPFKDLGITNDVGYIVTKDDMTTSVPGIFAAGDVRDKGLRQIVTATGDGSIAAQSAAEYIEHLNDQA; encoded by the coding sequence ATGACTGAAGTAGATTTTGACATAGCAATTATCGGTGCAGGTCCAGCTGGTATGACAGCAGCAGTGTACGCATCACGTGCAAATTTAAAAACAGTTATGATTGAAAGAGGTATTCCAGGTGGTCAAATGGCCAATACAGAAGAAGTGGAAAACTTCCCTGGCTTTGAAATGATTACAGGTCCAGATTTATCTACAAAAATGTTTGAACATGCTAAAAAGTTTGGTGCGGTTTATCAATATGGTGATATTAAATCTGTAGAAGACAAAGGTGACTACAAAGTCATTAATTTTGGTAATAAAGAATTAACCGCTAAAGCAGTCATTATTGCTACAGGTGCAGAATATAAAAAAATCGGTGTACCAGGTGAGCAAGAACTTGGAGGACGTGGTGTAAGTTATTGTGCAGTATGTGATGGTGCATTCTTTAAAAACAAACGCTTATTCGTTATTGGTGGTGGTGACTCAGCAGTTGAGGAAGGTACATTCCTTACTAAATTTGCTGATAAAGTTACAATTGTACACCGTCGTGATGAGTTACGTGCACAACGTATTTTACAAGATAGAGCCTTCAAAAACGATAAAATAGATTTTATTTGGAGCCATACACTTAAATCAATTAATGAAAAAGATGGTAAAGTTGGATCAGTTACTTTAGTATCTACAAAAGATGGCTCAGAAGAAACACATGACGCAGATGGTATATTCATTTATATTGGTATGAAACCATTAACAACACCATTCAAAGACTTAGGTATTACAAACGATGTAGGCTATATTGTTACAAAAGACGATATGACAACATCTGTACCAGGTATATTTGCAGCAGGAGATGTTCGTGATAAAGGTTTACGTCAAATTGTTACTGCAACTGGTGACGGAAGTATTGCAGCGCAAAGTGCAGCTGAATATATTGAACATTTAAATGATCAAGCATAA
- the rapZ gene encoding RNase adapter RapZ, with translation MDNNEKEKSKSELLVVTGLSGAGKSLVIQSLEDMGYFCVDNLPPVLLPKFVELMEQGNPSLRKVAIAIDLRGKELFNSLVAVVDRIKSESDVIVDVMFLEANTEKLISRYKETRRAHPLMEQGKRSLIDAINDEREHLSQIRSIANFVIDTTKLSPKELKERIRRYYEDEEFETFTINVTSFGFKHGIQMDADLVFDVRFLPNPYYVVDLRPLTGLDEDVYNYVMKWKETEIFFEKLTDLLDFMIPGYKKEGKSQLVIAIGCTGGQHRSVALAERLGNYLNEVFEYNVYVHHRDAHIESGEKK, from the coding sequence ATGGATAACAATGAAAAAGAAAAAAGTAAAAGTGAATTATTAGTTGTAACAGGTCTATCTGGAGCAGGGAAATCGTTAGTCATACAAAGTTTAGAGGATATGGGGTACTTTTGTGTAGATAACTTACCACCAGTATTATTACCTAAATTTGTAGAATTAATGGAACAAGGCAATCCTTCATTAAGAAAAGTTGCAATTGCAATTGATTTAAGAGGTAAGGAATTGTTCAATTCACTTGTTGCAGTAGTTGATAGAATCAAAAGTGAAAGTGACGTTATTGTAGATGTCATGTTTTTAGAAGCAAATACTGAAAAATTAATTTCAAGATATAAAGAAACACGTCGTGCGCATCCGTTAATGGAACAAGGTAAACGATCATTAATCGATGCTATAAATGACGAAAGGGAGCATTTATCACAAATTAGAAGTATTGCTAACTTTGTTATAGATACGACAAAATTATCTCCTAAAGAATTAAAAGAGCGTATTCGTCGATATTATGAAGACGAAGAGTTTGAAACATTCACAATTAATGTTACGAGTTTTGGCTTTAAACATGGAATACAAATGGATGCTGATTTAGTGTTTGATGTTAGATTTTTACCAAATCCATATTATGTTGTAGATTTAAGACCATTAACAGGATTAGATGAAGACGTATATAATTATGTGATGAAATGGAAAGAAACAGAGATTTTCTTTGAAAAATTAACTGATTTGTTAGATTTTATGATACCTGGGTATAAAAAAGAAGGAAAATCTCAGTTAGTAATTGCCATTGGTTGTACGGGTGGACAGCACCGATCAGTAGCATTAGCTGAACGACTTGGTAATTATTTAAATGAAGTATTCGAATATAATGTTTATGTGCATCATAGAGACGCACATATTGAAAGTGGCGAGAAAAAATGA
- a CDS encoding YvcK family protein yields the protein MRQIKVVLIGGGTGLSVMARGLREFPIDITAIVTVADNGGSTGKIRDEMDIPAPGDIRNVIAALSDSESVLSQLFQYRFEENQISGHSLGNLLIAGMTNITNDFGHAIKALSKILNIKGRVIPSTNTSVQLNAVMEDGEIVYGETNIPKKHKKIERVFLEPSDVQPMEEAIDALREADLIVLGPGSLYTSVISNLCVNGISDALIHSDAPKLYVSNVMTQPGETDGYSVKDHIDAIHRQAGQPFIDYVICSTQTFNNQVLKKYDEKHSEPVVVDKLELENQNINVKTSSNLVEISDDHLVRHNTKVLSTMIYDIALELISTIPFVPRDKRK from the coding sequence ATGAGACAAATCAAAGTTGTACTTATAGGTGGTGGCACTGGCTTATCGGTCATGGCTAGGGGATTGAGGGAATTCCCAATTGATATTACAGCAATTGTAACGGTTGCTGATAATGGCGGAAGTACAGGTAAAATTAGGGACGAAATGGATATACCAGCACCAGGAGACATCAGGAATGTAATCGCAGCTTTAAGTGATTCTGAGTCCGTACTAAGCCAACTTTTCCAGTATCGTTTTGAAGAAAACCAAATTAGCGGGCATTCATTAGGTAATCTTTTAATTGCTGGCATGACAAATATTACGAATGATTTTGGTCATGCGATTAAAGCGCTAAGTAAAATTTTGAATATAAAAGGTAGAGTTATACCTTCAACTAATACAAGTGTACAATTAAATGCTGTCATGGAGGATGGCGAAATTGTATATGGTGAAACGAATATTCCAAAAAAACATAAAAAAATAGAACGTGTATTTTTAGAACCTAGTGACGTGCAACCTATGGAAGAAGCAATAGATGCTTTAAGAGAAGCAGATTTAATCGTTTTAGGGCCAGGATCTTTATATACAAGTGTGATTTCTAACCTGTGTGTCAATGGTATATCAGATGCGTTAATTCATTCTGATGCACCTAAACTATATGTTTCAAATGTCATGACACAACCTGGAGAAACTGATGGTTATAGTGTCAAAGACCATATTGATGCCATTCATAGACAAGCTGGACAACCATTTATTGATTATGTCATATGTAGCACGCAAACATTTAATAATCAAGTGTTGAAAAAATATGATGAAAAACATTCTGAACCAGTAGTAGTAGATAAACTAGAACTTGAAAATCAAAATATTAATGTGAAAACTTCTTCAAATTTAGTTGAAATTTCAGATGATCATTTAGTAAGGCATAATACTAAAGTTTTATCGACAATGATTTATGACATAGCTTTAGAATTAATAAGTACTATTCCTTTCGTGCCACGTGATAAACGTAAATAA